The following are encoded in a window of Penicillium oxalicum strain HP7-1 chromosome II, whole genome shotgun sequence genomic DNA:
- a CDS encoding putative kinetochore protein ndc80 yields MSQDTGLFSIRRPRETLGSVQNYSAIPQPASAIKRASSIGFNNPPYTSQHARSNSLLNSTSRPQQPNFTRMSMAGPEAGLSSVRRSVSSNMFHGASAGRQSFAPGPLSSNSMSQPNLQRRSSVFSRPSMGGPMGHQSFFNSVPAVAGVPRDPRPLRDRSFQARIGQELLEYLTHNNFELEMKHSLGQNTLRSPTQKDFNYIFQFLYHRIDPGYKFQKSMDAEVPPILKQLRYPFEKGITKSQISAVGGQNWSTFLGMLHWLMQLAQLMQRFGSGEYDEACAEAGIDVTGDRIIFRFLTGAYHDWLQGGEDEDDDTAEQRLIPHIEAMSQEFARGNEKFVQQMEALEAESQALQEQIQELEKNAPDMAKLDQHFRILEDDTRKFEDYNQNVKGKIDKYETRIKFLEAEIQKADGELQTTESERSELQASVDRQGITIQDIDRMNTERERLQKSLEDSMARLEETHARVMEKEAEASQKLEDLEQIVKAYNTLGYQTSLIPSSAENAKGLDFELTLNVNENNFSASQIGNAPSRISSEGDRLLAEPYTGYHPAHLLNLDLRGSIRNSLQSLRKEINERRKKAIDDDLDRRNLLDNIKEAMDEKRSEVEALEHRRRAAEEEFERTKEITTTQKTASDAQIEKMEKELAKMRATLSDSVQLMEQREMNTNIEYEQLTLRANALREELHTNVETMLNDVIRFKVHVQKGLEDYESFVVDEVEQELGGELSADEEEEL; encoded by the exons ATGTCGCAAGATACTGGCCTATTCAGTATCAGACGGCCCCGAGAA ACACTCGGGAGTGTACAGAATTACTCTGCGATACCTCAGCCAGCCTCTGCGATCAAGCGCGCCAGCTCGATTGGCTTTAACAACCCGCCTTATACCTCTCAGCATGCCCGCTCCAACTCACTACTCAACTCGACGAGCCGACCGCAGCAGCCTAACTTCACCCGAATGTCGATGGCGGGGCCCGAAGCCGGTTTATCTTCAGTCCGTCGATCTGTGTCGAGCAATATGTTCCACGGCGCAAGCGCTGGGCGACAGAGCTTTGCGCCAGGTCCGCTTTCGTCCAATTCCATGTCGCAGCCAAATTTGCAACGACGCAGCAGTGTCTTTTCGCGACCTTCAATGGGAGGGCCAATGGGTCACCAGTCATTTTTCAACTCAGTCCCAGCTGTAGCGGGGGTGCCGCGAGATCCTCGACCTCTCCGTGACCGATCATTTCAAGCACGCATTGGACAAGAATTGCTGGAATACCTGACACACAACAATTTCgagttggagatgaagcATTCATTGGGTCAAAATACCTTACGGTCTCCTACACAGAAGGACTTCAATTACATATTTCAGTTCCTCTATCATCGGATCGATCCAGGCTACAAGTTTCAAAAGTCCATGGACGCAGAAGTACCGCCGATCCTCAAACAGTTGCGTTATCCGTTCGAGAAGGGCATCACCAAATCGCAAATTTCAGCTGTGGGAGGTCAAAACTGGTCCACATTTCTGGGAATGCTGCACTGGCTCATGCAATTAGCGCAATTGATGCAGCGATTCGGCAGTGGCGAGTACGATGAAGCGTGCGCGGAAGCAGGCATTGATGTGACAGGCGATCGCATCATTTTCCGCTTCCTCACGGGAGCCTATCATGATTGGCTCCAAGGCggcgaagacgaggatgacgacaCTGCAGAGCAAAGGCTCATTCCACATATCGAAGCCATGTCGCAGGAATTCGCACGTGGAAACGAGAAATTCGTCCAGCAAATGGAGGCTCTAGAAGCGGAAAGTCAGGCGCTTCAAGAGCAAATTCAGGAACTCGAGAAGAATGCGCCAGATATGGCGAAGCTGGATCAGCATTTCCGAATTCTCGAAGATGATACCCGGAAGTTCGAAGACTACAACCAAAACGTAAAGGGCAAAATTGACAAGTATGAGACTCGCATCAAGTTCTTGGAGGCTGAAATTCAGAAAGCCGACGGCGAGCTTCAAACGACGGAGAGTGAGCGTTCTGAACTCCAGGCAAGCGTCGATCGTCAGGGGATTACTATCCAAGACATTGACCGCATGAACACTGAGCGGGAGCGACTGCAGAAGAGCCTTGAGGACAGCATGGCTCGCTTGGAAGAAACCCACGCCCGcgtgatggagaaagaggcggAAGCGAGCCAGAAATTGGAAGACTTGGAGCAGATCGTCAAGGCCTACAACACCCTTGGTTACCAGACAAGCTTGATTCCCTCTTCTGCCGAAAACGCCAAGGGCCTGGACTTTGAACTGACGCTCAATGTCAACGAGAACAATTTCTCCGCCAGCCAAATTGGAAATGCTCCTTCGCGAATTTCATCAGAGGGCGACCGCCTTCTGGCTGAGCCCTATACGGGCTACCACCCAGCTCATCTGCTGAACCTGGACCTTCGGGGCTCCATCCGAAATAGTCTTCAATCGCTGCGCAAGGAAATCAACGAGCGGCGAAAGAAGGCAATCGACGATGACCTTGATCGCCGCAATCTACTCGACAATATCAAGGAGGCAATGGACGAAAAACGAAGTGAAGTTGAAGCTTTGGAACACCGGCGTCGGGCAGCGGAAGAGGAGTTTGAACGCACCAAGGAAATCACCACCACGCAGAAGACCGCGTCGGATGCACAGAtcgagaagatggaaaaagaacTCGCAAAGATGCGGGCCACGCTGAGTGACAGCGTGCAGTTGATGGAACAGCGCGAGATGAACACCAACATCGAATATGAACAGTTAACGCTCCGCGCCAATGCTCTACGAGAAGAACTTCACACCAATGTCGAAACCATGCTCAATGATGTCATTCGATTCAAGGTGCACGTCCAAAAGGGATTGGAGGACTACGAAAGCTTCGTGGTCGACGAAGTTGAACAGGAGCTGGGTGGAGAGTTGTCTgcagacgaggaggaagagctgtAA